One genomic region from Ammospiza caudacuta isolate bAmmCau1 chromosome 1, bAmmCau1.pri, whole genome shotgun sequence encodes:
- the RELCH gene encoding RAB11-binding protein RELCH isoform X2 — protein MILTGCVAFARHVGPTRVEAELLPQCWEQINHKYPERRLLVAESCGALAPYLPKEIRSSLVLSMLQQMLMEDKADLVREAVIKSLGIIMGYIDDPDKYQQGFELLLSALGDPSERVVSATHQVFLPAYAAWTTELGNLQFHLIPTLLNKIEKLLREGEHGLDEHKLHMYLSALQSLIPSLFALVLQNAPFTSKAKLQGEVPQIEVTRFPRPVSPLQDVAVIIGSREQLAVLLQLYDHQLEHEGTTGWETLLWVVNQLLPQLIEIVGKINVASTACVHEFSRFFWRLCRTFGKIFTNTKVKPQFQEILRLSEENIDSAAGNGVLTKATVPIYATGVLTCYIQEEDRKLLVGFLEDVMTMLSLSHAPLDSLKASFVELGANPAYHELLLTVLWYGVVHTSALVRCTAARMFELLVKGVHETLVAQRVVPALITLSSDPEISVRIATIPAFGTIMETVTQRELLERVKMQLASFLEDPQYQDQHSLHTEIIKTFGRVGPNAEPRFRDEFVIPHLHKLALVNNQQSVDSKRLDIATHLFESYSALSCCFISEDLMVNHFLPGLKCLRTDMEHLSPEHEVILSSMIKECEQKVENKTVQEPQGSMSIAASLVSEDTKTKFLNKMGQLTTSGAMLANVFQRKK, from the exons ATGATACTGACTGGGTGTGTGGCATTTGCCCGACATGTTGGACCAACACGTGTAGAAGCTGAACTTTTACCACAGTGTTGGGAGCAG ATCAACCACAAATACCCAGAGCGACGGCTGCTGGTAGCAGAATCCTGTGGAGCTCTAGCACCTTACCTTCCA aaagaaattcgTAGTTCCTTAGTACTTTCCATGCTGCAACAAATGCTAATGGAAGATAAGGCAGATCTGGTACGAGAAGCTGTGATCAAAAGCCTTGGCATCATTATGGGCTATATTGATGATCCAGATAAATATCAACAG GGTTTTGAACTGCTGCTTTCAGCTTTAGGGGACCCTTCAGAACGTGTGGTTAGTGCAACACATCAGGTATTTTTACCTGCTTATGCCGCCTGGACAACAGAACTGGGAAATTTACAGTTCCATCTTATACCTACACTGCttaataaaattgaaaaattgcTCAGG GAAGGAGAACATGGCTTGGATGAACATAAGCTCCACATGTATCTGTCTGCCCTGCAGTCTTTGATTCCTTCTCTGTTTGCACTGGTGCTACAGAATGCACCTTTTACAAGCAAGGCTAAACTTCAGGGAGAAGTACCACAAATAGAAG TCACTAGGTTTCCCCGACCTGTGTCGCCTCTTCAGGACGTCGCCGTCATCATTGGAAGCCGCGAACAATTGGCGGTGCTGTTGCAGCTGTACGATCATCAGCTGGAACATGAGGGCACCACAGGCTGGGAGACTCTGCTATGGGTAGTCAATCAGCT gCTACCACAGCTTATAGAAATAGTTGGCAAGATCAATGTAGCATCAACTGCCTGTGTCCATGAATTTTCTAGATTTTTCTGGAGACTTTGTAGGacatttgggaaaatttttaCAAACACTAAG GTAAAACCACAGTTCCAGGAAATCTTAAGACTGTCTGAGGAAAATATAG ATTCTGCAGCAGGAAATGGAGTGCTAACAAAAGCCACAGTTCCCATCTATGCAACAGGGGTCCTTACATGTTATATTCAG GAAGAAGACCGCAAGCTGTTAGTTGGATTCCTAGAAGATGTAATGACCATGCTTTCACTGTCCCATGCTCCTCTTGATAGCCTGAAAGCTTCCTTTGTGGAACTAGG TGCAAACCCAGCTTATCATGAGCTACTATTAACTGTTTTGTGGTATGGAGTTGTCCATACTTCTGCTCTTGTTCGATGTACAGCTGCTAGAATGTTTGAG CTGTTGGTGAAGGGGGTACATGAAACTCTGGTAGCTCAGAGAGTTGTTCCTGCTCTCATTACTCTCTCCAGTGACCCTGAAAT TTCAGTAAGGATTGCTACAATCCCTGCTTTTGGGACCATCATGGAAACTGTTACTCAGAGAGAG CTTCTGGAGAGAGTAAAAATGCAGCTGGCTTCTTTCCTGGAGGACCCTCAGTATCAAGACCAACATTCTTTACATACAGAAATCATAAAAACGTTTGGAAGAGTTGGACCTAATGCTGAGCCCAGATTTAGAGACGAAT TTGTTATTCCACACTTGCACAAGTTAGCCTTGGTCAACAACCAGCAGTCTGTTGATTCGAAGAGATTGGATATCGCTACCCACCTGTTTGAGTCCTACAGTGCTCTTTCCTGTTGCT TTATTTCAGAGGATTTAATGGTCAATCACTTTTTACCAGGACTGAAGTGTTTACGAACCGACATGGAACATCTCTCTCCAGAGCATGAG GTTATTTTGAGCTCCATGATAAAAGAATGTGAACAGAAAGTGGAAAACAAGACCGTCCAAGAACCACAAGG